AGACGAACACCAGACGTGGGAGGACGCGTTTGCCCTTCCCATTATCGCGACCGTTCGTGGAGGGGGACAGACCAGCGACGTCGATTTGAACCTGCATGGCAAGGTCTTGATGGACAATGTTCGTCACGACCTCACCGACATCATCCAGAAGGCTGAGGCCAGCCGCACCCGTCGAATCGCCCGGTGGCACCGTCAAGTCCATAGCCTGCTTCTCGTGTTGCTCGCGCTGGCTCTTGGAATGGGGGTCTTGATCGGCCTCTTTACCCGCAGCCGTCTCCATGCAGTCTCCGCAGCATACCGAGGTTCGCTTGACATCCTAGGCCGCCGCGCCGAAGAACTCTACCAATCCGAGCAGCAACTCCGGACCACTCTCGAATCGATTGGCGACGGAGTCATCACGTGCGATGCTGAAGGCCGCATCCAGATGATGAATCCCGTAGCAAGGGAGTTGACCGGCTGGAGTCAGACCGAGGCCGATGGACGACGACTCGAAGAGATCTTCCGCATCGTCAACGAGACGACGCGCGAACCGGTAGAAACACCCGTCGCGAAGGTGAGGCGACTCGACAGGATCGTCGGCATGGCGAACCATCACACCATTCTCCTGCGCAAGGACGGCACTGAACTCGATATCTCCGACAGCGGCGCGCCCATCCGCGACAAAGCTGGCAACACGATCGGCATCGTCCTCGTCTTTCGCGACATCACGATGGAACGTAAAACACAAGAGGCTCTGATCGCGAATGAGAAGCTGGCGGTTGCGGGTCGTCTCGCCGCCACCATCGCGCACGAGATCCATAACCCGCTCGACTCCGTCTCGAATCTGCTTTATCTCATGCGCAACGGCGCGTCTCCCGAGGAATCGGTCCACTTCATGGATATGGCCGAGCAGGAGTTGACGCGAGTCACTCAGATCAGCCGCGCCATGCTTGGGCTGTATCGCGAATCGAAGGCTCCTGTTGTGGTGGATCTCAAAGAGATGCTGGAGGAGATTCTCCTTCTGATGGAAAGACGACTCAGTGATCTCGGTGTGACGACGACAACAGAGATGCCCGAACCGATCGAAGTATGCGCCTTCCCTGCCGAACTGC
This Tunturibacter gelidoferens DNA region includes the following protein-coding sequences:
- a CDS encoding ATP-binding protein; amino-acid sequence: MNLSQFNNILRQVFILPVVALLVVAGALYVQIRGSNVTVNLIQESDARISQATLLSKLIVDEESGLRGYETTGDTRFLQPFYEAESHLQSEIQNLDNMAGADADQKHDIADLRDEHQTWEDAFALPIIATVRGGGQTSDVDLNLHGKVLMDNVRHDLTDIIQKAEASRTRRIARWHRQVHSLLLVLLALALGMGVLIGLFTRSRLHAVSAAYRGSLDILGRRAEELYQSEQQLRTTLESIGDGVITCDAEGRIQMMNPVARELTGWSQTEADGRRLEEIFRIVNETTREPVETPVAKVRRLDRIVGMANHHTILLRKDGTELDISDSGAPIRDKAGNTIGIVLVFRDITMERKTQEALIANEKLAVAGRLAATIAHEIHNPLDSVSNLLYLMRNGASPEESVHFMDMAEQELTRVTQISRAMLGLYRESKAPVVVDLKEMLEEILLLMERRLSDLGVTTTTEMPEPIEVCAFPAELRQVFTNLITNAAEAAGQGGQVKVSIVPQCASVGANGQKLQPGAIISIADNGVGIPDDVQPHLFQPFFTTKGEHGTGLGLWVSRGIINKHGGSISISSDTSDASHGTRVSVFLATDPTINAGGD